A genomic stretch from Nevskiales bacterium includes:
- a CDS encoding zinc ribbon domain-containing protein, whose amino-acid sequence MPIYEYLCRACGRETERLQKLSDNPLTDCPDCGQPSLVRKISAPSFRLKGGGWYETDFKSDKEKKRNLAGDAAKPSETKPDGAAAKSEAKPAPAAAQPATAGKTESA is encoded by the coding sequence ATGCCGATCTACGAATACCTCTGCCGCGCCTGCGGCCGCGAAACCGAGCGGCTGCAGAAGCTGAGCGACAACCCCCTCACCGATTGCCCCGACTGCGGCCAGCCGTCGCTGGTGCGCAAGATCTCGGCGCCGTCCTTCCGCCTCAAGGGCGGGGGCTGGTACGAGACCGACTTCAAGAGCGACAAGGAAAAGAAGCGCAATCTCGCCGGCGATGCGGCCAAGCCGTCCGAAACCAAGCCCGACGGCGCTGCCGCCAAATCCGAGGCCAAGCCGGCGCCCGCTGCGGCGCAGCCAGCGACAGCGGGCAAGACGGAATCGGCATGA
- a CDS encoding DUF502 domain-containing protein translates to MSRHKHYIRRWLFAGLMVLVPLGITLFVVDFLVGLVDKSLLLVPPALRPEALLGFSVPGIGIVLILLLVLAVGFLADNFIGARVVRWAESMLGRVPLVRSVYSGSKQLADMVLGEGGTSFRQVILVEYPRKGLWTIAFITGGPLWEAREKTGRELATVFVPTTPNPTSGFIILVPREDILTLDMSVEEAMRMIISLGVATPDATPVPAGQRTAAKSKA, encoded by the coding sequence ATGAGCCGCCACAAGCACTACATCCGCCGCTGGCTGTTTGCCGGGCTCATGGTGCTGGTGCCGCTCGGCATCACCCTGTTCGTCGTGGATTTCCTGGTCGGGCTGGTGGACAAGAGCCTGCTGCTGGTCCCACCCGCGCTGCGCCCGGAGGCGCTGCTGGGTTTCTCGGTGCCCGGCATCGGTATCGTGCTGATCCTGCTGCTGGTGCTGGCGGTCGGTTTCCTGGCCGACAACTTCATCGGCGCGCGCGTGGTGCGCTGGGCCGAGTCCATGCTGGGGCGGGTGCCGCTGGTGCGTTCGGTCTATTCCGGCTCCAAGCAGCTGGCCGACATGGTGCTGGGCGAGGGCGGCACCTCGTTCCGCCAGGTCATCCTGGTCGAGTATCCGCGCAAGGGCCTGTGGACCATCGCCTTCATCACCGGCGGGCCGCTGTGGGAGGCGCGCGAGAAAACCGGCCGCGAGCTGGCGACCGTGTTCGTGCCGACCACGCCCAACCCCACCTCCGGTTTCATCATCCTGGTGCCGCGCGAGGACATCCTCACCCTCGACATGTCGGTCGAGGAGGCCATGCGCATGATCATTTCGCTGGGCGTGGCGACGCCCGACGCCACCCCCGTGCCGGCCGGCCAGCGCACCGCCGCCAAGAGCAAGGCCTGA
- the aspS gene encoding aspartate--tRNA ligase codes for MRSHSCGDLTEALVGQCVTLAGWVNRRRDHGGVIFIDLRDRSGLVQLVFDPDRPEVFALAERLRNEYVVRVAGSVRLRPEGTRNPRLPTGMVEVLGTELEILNRAEPPPFQLDDDSVSEETRLRYRYIDLRRPQMQRQLLLRARIVRSLRTYLDEAGFVETETPILTRATPEGARDYLVPSRTHPGHFFALPQSPQLFKQLLMMAGLERYYQIARCFRDEDLRADRQPEFTQLDIETSFLDEQQIMALVEDMIRRLFAEVLAVALPDPFPRMTYAEAMARYGSDKPDLRIPLELVEVGDLVRDSEFKVFAGPAADPQGRVAVLRVPGGGDLSRSVIDDYTDFVKQFGAKGLAYVKVVSVAQGRDGLQSPILKFLSDAAVTGILARSGAADGDLLFFGADKARIVNEALGALRLRVGRDRGLVDTGWKPLWVVDFPMFEWDDKERRWQALHHPFTAPRVDSVEALVANPGEAVSRAYDMVLNGTELGGGSVRIHRNELQQAVFDILGITREEAQQKFGFLLEALRYGTPPHGGLAFGIDRLVMLMTGANSIREVIAFPKTQSAHCPLTDAPGTVTPAQLRELGLRLKPEPGRA; via the coding sequence ATGCGCAGCCATTCCTGCGGTGACCTCACCGAAGCCCTCGTCGGCCAGTGCGTGACGCTGGCCGGCTGGGTCAACCGCCGCCGTGACCACGGCGGCGTGATCTTCATCGACCTGCGCGACCGCAGCGGGCTGGTGCAGCTGGTGTTCGATCCGGACCGGCCCGAGGTGTTCGCGCTGGCCGAGCGCCTGCGCAACGAATACGTGGTGCGCGTGGCCGGCAGCGTGCGGCTGCGGCCCGAGGGCACGCGCAATCCCCGGCTGCCCACCGGCATGGTGGAGGTGCTGGGCACGGAACTGGAAATCCTGAACCGCGCCGAGCCGCCGCCGTTCCAGCTCGACGACGACAGCGTCAGCGAGGAAACGCGCCTGCGCTACCGTTACATCGACCTGCGCCGCCCGCAGATGCAGCGCCAGCTGCTGCTGCGCGCGCGCATCGTCCGCAGCCTGCGTACCTACCTCGACGAGGCAGGCTTCGTCGAAACGGAAACGCCGATCCTGACCCGGGCCACGCCCGAGGGTGCGCGCGACTACCTGGTGCCCAGCCGCACGCATCCGGGGCATTTCTTCGCGCTGCCGCAGTCGCCGCAACTGTTCAAGCAGCTGCTGATGATGGCGGGGCTGGAGCGCTACTACCAGATCGCGCGCTGCTTCCGCGACGAGGACTTGCGCGCCGACCGCCAGCCCGAGTTCACCCAGCTCGACATCGAGACCTCGTTCCTGGACGAGCAGCAAATCATGGCGCTGGTGGAGGACATGATCCGCCGCCTGTTTGCCGAGGTGCTGGCGGTGGCGCTGCCCGACCCGTTCCCGCGCATGACCTATGCCGAGGCTATGGCGCGCTATGGTTCGGACAAGCCCGACCTGCGCATCCCCCTGGAGCTGGTCGAGGTCGGTGACCTGGTCCGGGATTCCGAGTTCAAGGTCTTCGCCGGCCCCGCCGCCGACCCGCAGGGCCGGGTGGCGGTGTTGCGCGTGCCGGGCGGCGGCGATCTCAGCCGCTCGGTCATCGACGACTACACCGACTTCGTCAAGCAGTTCGGCGCCAAGGGTTTGGCCTACGTCAAAGTCGTGTCCGTGGCGCAGGGCCGTGACGGCCTGCAGTCGCCGATCCTGAAGTTCCTCAGCGACGCGGCAGTCACGGGCATCCTCGCGCGCAGCGGCGCGGCCGACGGCGACCTCTTGTTCTTCGGCGCCGACAAGGCACGCATCGTCAACGAGGCGCTGGGCGCGCTGCGCCTGCGCGTGGGCCGTGATCGCGGCCTGGTGGATACCGGCTGGAAGCCGCTGTGGGTGGTGGACTTCCCGATGTTCGAGTGGGACGACAAAGAACGCCGCTGGCAGGCCCTGCACCACCCCTTCACCGCGCCACGCGTGGACTCGGTCGAGGCGCTGGTGGCCAACCCCGGCGAGGCGGTGTCGCGCGCCTATGACATGGTGCTCAACGGCACCGAGCTGGGCGGCGGCTCGGTGCGTATCCACCGCAACGAGCTGCAGCAGGCGGTGTTCGACATCCTTGGCATCACGCGCGAGGAGGCGCAGCAGAAGTTCGGTTTCCTGCTGGAGGCACTTCGGTACGGCACGCCGCCGCACGGCGGCCTGGCCTTCGGCATAGACCGGCTTGTGATGCTGATGACTGGCGCGAACTCGATCCGCGAGGTCATCGCCTTCCCCAAGACGCAAAGCGCGCACTGCCCGCTGACCGACGCGCCGGGAACCGTCACGCCGGCCCAGCTGCGTGAGCTTGGCCTGCGGCTCAAGCCCGAGCCAGGCCGGGCCTGA
- a CDS encoding thrombospondin type 3 repeat-containing protein, translating into MSIRRFAIDRIRAAAGLAAAVLLAACGSSGVGEGNTLASLRIVDASGNQPAGVLEIPRCVPTQLRVFGTFDDGGVEDISQRVGLSWSSSNAAGIPISNGGAGSDFAKGVVTPSGAVGGTAIIRAEFGSLSATQEVRIQAARLEITSAQSQTAIGDLRLPLFLTGIFGAPGAQTRVDISDRVEWQSSDTSIATVEAQSLDSRTLRFFIVPKKTATSGTVDTVTITADTGIAACGADGRPSFAFKVHNKALTALTVSPAGPLTLPPQVSLPLTVQARYGDFLQDVTGLVRYSAVDPANPSQASLRARFTGNRVLALSQGSATLKTVLDQFGAEGDGTNDVAGNDVTLNVNTATLRTDLSPPVALQISPQNPSMISGTTLAFNATGQFTDGNSYDLSQDVFWSSSDTDVAVFGSLLRNLITALESSSTPVVVTALRGGFCDTDTATTLPACPTTNLTTNASLASLAITDGEGNACSPCTVPLGGAAQLQAIGSLSGGGTQDLTSAVIWESDASATAIVSNASGLTGRALGLAAGNATVRARFGSVTSPDATLSVIQDADGDGVADAQDLCPNTPPGASVNDDGCEDTDGDGVIDASDNCPNVANADQANTDGAADGGDACDADDDNDGDADSADNCPLVANADQLNTDGDAQGDACDTDDDNDGVADGSDQCPVQAAGSNPSNSRPGCPCNNPNPLPIGPACLE; encoded by the coding sequence ATGAGCATCCGCCGTTTTGCGATTGACCGCATCCGTGCCGCGGCCGGCCTGGCCGCCGCCGTCTTGCTGGCGGCCTGTGGCAGCAGCGGCGTCGGCGAGGGCAATACGCTGGCCAGCCTGCGCATCGTCGATGCCAGCGGTAATCAGCCCGCTGGCGTACTGGAAATTCCAAGGTGCGTGCCGACTCAGCTGCGTGTGTTCGGGACCTTCGACGATGGCGGTGTGGAGGACATCAGTCAACGTGTGGGGCTGAGCTGGTCCTCCTCCAACGCGGCCGGCATTCCGATCAGCAACGGCGGGGCCGGCAGCGACTTCGCCAAGGGCGTGGTCACGCCGTCCGGCGCCGTGGGTGGCACGGCCATCATCCGCGCGGAATTCGGTTCATTGAGCGCTACCCAGGAGGTCCGCATCCAAGCCGCACGGCTGGAGATCACGAGCGCGCAGTCGCAGACCGCGATCGGCGACCTGCGCCTGCCGTTGTTCCTGACCGGCATCTTCGGCGCGCCCGGCGCGCAGACCCGCGTGGACATCTCCGACCGGGTCGAGTGGCAGAGCAGCGACACCAGCATCGCCACGGTCGAGGCGCAGAGCCTGGATTCGCGCACGCTGCGCTTCTTCATCGTGCCCAAGAAGACCGCGACCAGCGGTACGGTCGACACGGTCACCATTACCGCCGATACCGGTATCGCCGCCTGCGGCGCCGACGGCCGGCCCAGCTTCGCGTTCAAGGTGCATAACAAGGCGCTGACGGCCCTCACGGTGTCGCCGGCCGGCCCGCTGACGCTGCCGCCGCAGGTCAGCCTGCCGCTGACGGTGCAGGCCCGCTACGGGGATTTCCTGCAGGACGTCACCGGTCTGGTACGGTACAGCGCCGTGGACCCCGCCAACCCGAGCCAGGCGTCACTGCGGGCACGCTTTACGGGCAACCGCGTGCTGGCACTATCGCAGGGCAGCGCCACCCTGAAGACCGTGCTGGACCAGTTCGGCGCCGAGGGCGACGGCACCAATGACGTCGCCGGCAATGACGTGACCCTGAATGTCAACACTGCAACGCTTCGTACCGACTTGAGTCCGCCTGTGGCTTTGCAGATCAGCCCACAGAATCCCAGCATGATTTCAGGCACGACGTTGGCATTTAATGCCACGGGACAGTTTACCGATGGCAATAGCTATGACCTGAGCCAAGACGTGTTCTGGTCGTCCTCCGATACCGATGTCGCCGTGTTCGGCAGCCTGCTGCGCAATCTCATCACCGCCCTCGAGAGCAGCTCGACCCCGGTCGTGGTGACGGCTCTGCGCGGCGGTTTCTGCGACACCGACACCGCTACCACCCTGCCGGCCTGTCCCACGACCAACCTGACCACCAACGCCAGCCTGGCCAGCCTGGCCATCACCGACGGCGAAGGCAACGCCTGTTCGCCCTGCACCGTGCCGCTGGGCGGCGCAGCGCAGCTGCAGGCGATCGGCAGCTTGAGCGGCGGCGGTACCCAGGACCTGACCAGCGCCGTGATCTGGGAATCCGATGCCAGCGCCACGGCCATCGTCAGCAATGCCAGCGGCCTGACCGGCCGCGCCCTCGGGCTGGCGGCCGGCAATGCGACGGTGCGCGCGCGCTTCGGCAGCGTGACCTCACCCGACGCCACGCTCAGCGTCATCCAGGATGCGGACGGCGACGGCGTCGCGGACGCGCAGGACCTGTGCCCGAACACGCCGCCGGGGGCCTCGGTCAACGACGACGGCTGCGAGGATACGGACGGCGACGGCGTGATCGACGCCAGCGACAACTGCCCCAATGTCGCCAACGCCGACCAGGCCAATACCGACGGTGCCGCCGACGGCGGCGACGCCTGCGACGCGGACGACGACAACGACGGCGACGCCGACAGCGCGGACAACTGCCCGCTGGTGGCCAACGCCGACCAGCTGAACACCGACGGCGATGCCCAGGGCGACGCCTGCGACACGGACGACGACAACGACGGCGTCGCCGACGGCTCGGACCAGTGCCCGGTGCAGGCGGCCGGCTCGAATCCCTCCAACTCGCGCCCCGGTTGCCCCTGCAACAACCCGAACCCGCTGCCCATCGGCCCCGCCTGCCTCGAGTGA
- the nadA gene encoding quinolinate synthase NadA has protein sequence MAATALAIQHFADLDDDSCEARILAAKQALGKRVVILGHHYQRDEVFRHADYTGDSLKLSQHAAQSDAEYIVFCGVHFMAEVADILSRPEQVSILPDLAAGCSMADMANLAKVNRCWKELAEVLDPDETVTPVTYINSAADLKAFCGRHGGIVCTSSNARPILEWAFSRREKVLFFPDQHLGRNTGYRMGIPLDEMLLWDFEKPRGGLTEEQIRKAKIILWKGHCSVHQMFQPAHIDNFRKQHPDGKVISHPENAFEVCEKSDYVGSTEYILNTVRASKPGTHWLVGTELNLVNRLHHEMRPKGVMVQFMSPVVCMCSTMFRTDPQHLAWVLENLVAGQVVNPIKVPEPDASEARKALELMLEVSARMATPAKPPLPVD, from the coding sequence ATGGCCGCCACCGCACTCGCCATCCAGCACTTCGCCGACCTCGACGACGACAGCTGCGAGGCGCGCATCCTTGCCGCCAAGCAGGCGCTGGGCAAGCGCGTGGTCATCCTCGGCCACCACTACCAGCGCGACGAGGTGTTCCGGCACGCCGACTACACCGGCGATTCGCTCAAGCTGTCGCAGCATGCCGCCCAATCCGACGCCGAGTACATCGTGTTCTGCGGCGTGCACTTCATGGCCGAGGTGGCCGATATCCTCTCGCGCCCGGAGCAGGTCTCGATCCTGCCCGACCTGGCCGCCGGCTGCTCCATGGCCGACATGGCCAACCTGGCCAAGGTCAACCGCTGCTGGAAGGAACTGGCCGAGGTGCTGGACCCGGACGAAACCGTCACGCCGGTCACCTACATCAACTCGGCCGCCGACCTGAAAGCCTTCTGCGGCCGGCACGGCGGCATCGTCTGCACCTCGAGCAACGCAAGACCCATCCTGGAGTGGGCCTTCTCGCGCCGCGAGAAAGTGCTGTTCTTCCCCGACCAGCACCTGGGCCGCAACACCGGCTACCGCATGGGCATCCCGCTGGACGAAATGCTGCTGTGGGATTTCGAGAAGCCGCGCGGCGGGCTGACGGAGGAACAGATCCGCAAGGCCAAGATCATCCTGTGGAAGGGGCACTGCTCGGTGCACCAGATGTTCCAGCCGGCGCATATCGACAACTTCCGCAAGCAGCACCCCGACGGCAAGGTGATCTCGCACCCCGAGAACGCCTTCGAGGTCTGCGAGAAGTCGGACTATGTCGGCTCGACCGAGTACATCCTCAACACCGTGCGCGCGTCGAAACCGGGCACGCACTGGCTGGTGGGCACCGAGCTGAACCTGGTCAATCGCCTGCATCACGAGATGCGACCCAAAGGGGTGATGGTCCAGTTCATGTCGCCGGTGGTGTGCATGTGCTCGACCATGTTCCGCACCGACCCGCAGCACCTCGCCTGGGTGCTGGAGAATCTGGTCGCGGGGCAGGTCGTGAACCCGATCAAGGTGCCCGAGCCCGACGCCAGCGAGGCGCGCAAGGCGCTGGAGCTGATGCTCGAGGTCTCGGCCAGAATGGCCACCCCGGCCAAGCCCCCGCTTCCGGTCGACTGA
- the glyA gene encoding serine hydroxymethyltransferase, whose amino-acid sequence MFSESLRIAGYDDELAAAIAAERRRQEAHIELIASENYASPRVLEAQGSVLTNKYAEGYPGKRYYGGCEHVDVAEQLAIDRVKQLFDCDYANVQPHSGAQANAAVFMALVNPGDTVMGMNLAQGGHLTHGHPANFSGKHYKVVPYGLDPATGVINYDEMERIALETRPKLLIGGFSAYSRVKDWARMRAIADQVGAMFWVDMAHVAGLIAAGEYPSPLPHAHVVTSTTHKTLRGPRGGIILAKGQGEDFYKKLNSAVFPGIQGGPLMHVIAAKAVAFKEALQPDFRDYQKQVVKNARAMAEVMLQRGYKIVSGGTDNHLFLVDLIGRNTTGKDAEAALGRAHLTVNKNSVPGDPRSAFVTSGLRIGSPASTTRGFREAEMRQVAGWICDVLDALEAGQADGVIERVRREAEALCARFPVYG is encoded by the coding sequence ATGTTCAGCGAGTCCCTGCGTATCGCCGGCTATGACGACGAACTGGCGGCCGCCATCGCGGCCGAGCGCCGGCGGCAAGAGGCACACATCGAGCTGATCGCCTCCGAGAACTACGCCAGCCCGCGTGTACTGGAGGCCCAGGGCTCGGTGCTGACCAACAAGTACGCCGAGGGCTACCCGGGCAAGCGTTACTATGGCGGTTGCGAGCACGTGGACGTGGCCGAGCAGCTGGCCATCGACCGCGTCAAGCAGCTGTTCGATTGCGATTACGCCAACGTGCAGCCGCATTCCGGCGCCCAGGCCAACGCCGCGGTGTTCATGGCGCTGGTCAATCCCGGCGACACCGTGATGGGCATGAACCTGGCTCAGGGCGGGCACCTGACCCACGGCCACCCGGCCAATTTCTCCGGCAAGCACTACAAGGTCGTGCCCTACGGCCTGGACCCCGCCACCGGCGTGATCAACTACGACGAGATGGAACGTATCGCGCTGGAAACCAGACCGAAGCTGCTGATCGGCGGCTTTTCGGCCTATTCGCGGGTCAAGGACTGGGCACGCATGCGCGCCATCGCCGACCAGGTCGGCGCGATGTTCTGGGTGGACATGGCGCATGTCGCCGGCCTGATCGCGGCGGGCGAGTACCCCAGCCCGCTGCCGCACGCGCACGTCGTCACCAGCACCACGCACAAGACCCTGCGCGGCCCGCGCGGCGGCATCATCCTGGCCAAGGGCCAGGGCGAGGACTTCTACAAGAAGCTCAACTCCGCCGTATTCCCGGGCATCCAGGGCGGGCCGCTGATGCATGTCATCGCCGCCAAGGCGGTGGCCTTCAAGGAAGCGCTGCAGCCGGACTTCCGCGACTACCAGAAGCAGGTCGTCAAGAACGCCCGGGCCATGGCGGAAGTCATGCTCCAGCGCGGCTACAAGATCGTGTCCGGCGGCACCGACAACCACCTGTTCCTGGTGGACCTGATCGGCCGCAACACCACCGGCAAGGACGCCGAGGCCGCGCTCGGCCGCGCGCACCTGACGGTCAACAAGAATTCCGTGCCGGGCGACCCGCGCTCGGCCTTCGTCACCTCGGGTCTGCGCATCGGCTCGCCGGCCTCGACCACGCGCGGCTTCAGGGAGGCCGAGATGCGCCAGGTCGCGGGCTGGATCTGCGACGTGCTGGATGCGCTGGAGGCCGGCCAGGCGGACGGCGTGATCGAGCGCGTGCGCCGCGAGGCCGAGGCGCTGTGCGCGCGCTTCCCGGTGTATGGTTGA